In one window of Ptiloglossa arizonensis isolate GNS036 chromosome 5, iyPtiAriz1_principal, whole genome shotgun sequence DNA:
- the Zfh2 gene encoding Zn finger homeodomain 2 isoform X1, giving the protein MPSSEPHPPQYHLQHHNIPPSHLQQHTSTAIGQHQLYQQLVAAHHQQQQQQQQQQQQQQQQQQQQQQHQQQQRQQQHGGPFQNSTYAQQKQEMSPEEEGGRGGGSPPAAGAALHQPHHPRTASPPSGTEPCTRDAIPTPTPIADTTTTTTTTMTMQSQGQQQEKQGPSPSPSPTGGDVEKFDGKIVYNPDGSAYIIEGESELSEDDSLPDGCIVDGRGVSVPHSLVFPQIANAYYVSRLYAHQAYQQQQQQQQQRSAVQQHNPDLPVMHSYRVISYRSAEGSKQPPPPPAAPPPPAASVPVKPILMCFICKLSFGYAKSFVAHAQGEHQLTLMEDERQVLSHSTASAIIQAVGRGKQPLVSFLEPVTNSTCSQPSPAQIQSQQQQQRVETNDHEIPTTTSTPASTPGVPSSPQQQQQQQQQQQRPSPSTPTTPTSHSNHPLAYNHQQSQQHQWAGAQVSAASWAKAPDAAGGMHYTSPPPPTSSTKGSPSSYAALTQQPPNFLTGTTIGVCPEHMQGRPSGVECPKCELILASSRLAGPGGPLAGIHSRNSCKTLKCPKCNWHYKYQETLEIHMKEKHPESETSCIYCIAGQPHPRLARGETYTCGYKPYRCEVCNYSTTTKGNLSIHMQSDKHLNNMQELQQGGGGGSGANNPSSSQDAPMPTRSPHHQQNHSPHIAGQAGNQSKPKPTFRCDVCNYETNVARNLRIHMTSEKHTHNMLVLQQSVKQMQTLSVFQSHQQAQHHHQQAQQQHQQQIEQLLHLGGLDKPQHAEAALADMAYNQALLIQMMTGGQLPPQLPPELMGGMASMGAMGNLAGDVGLSPDSMDPPPEPADPDPSHLYQCCVCNNFGTDSLEALGHHLAIDRTRTREGEILALVAGHFVCKLCSYKTNLKANFQLHCKTDKHLQRLQHVNHVKEGGPRNEWKLKYLASPTSPAQLRCHACDYYTNSAHKLALHAASPRHEAAALLLRHLLEASANVSSQGKLYHCALCGFSARHRLPLLQHVRSLRHLQMEQLHQLHRRSGIQGNETPHTDIGDVFQVVSDPDAPPAQQSSPNTPTTPNATSANSERREEGSDCGNEVKQEPDNDQEAEQEPENEHEDVTCPYCTYQPTSREELRQHLQVAHVQDSEEKPETVKEEPPPELLCPLCQDGFRERAALEKHVMQIHSVNSDGLQRLLLLVDQSHWLNNNPRNTSTPAVTTPTSPTTTTKPPQEEDMSERGANDEIEELTRCTVCGRICRSLEELQQHHRETHPATTPTLAVSEKHVYKYRCGQCSLAFKTLEKLQQHSQYHAIRDATKCALCGRSFRSVQALQRHLESTHADLHEEELAQYKQSLIHAHPLLQALTEESFRRQGALGSEQNTEDDTSKAEEEESDASDSSPLHKEQRLLEDYLNSQPVAEDSYHDPGRKFKCHRCKLAFTRQSYLTGHNKTLLHRKGEKMSYPMEKYLDPNRPYKCDVCKESFTQKNILLVHYNSVSHLHKLKRAMQEQGNNNTLISVVPPASPTESPDSQQDQDKKPYKCNICKVAYSQGSTLDIHMRSVLHQTRASKLPDLAASGQLDLARPLIEQPPTSPNSPPMNTNTSNTGTMLSCPRCSALFVNQEQLATHQQLYCIFSNPLALFQQLAASQQLVPSTPAKTPPPTSTTPGPQQHMQQSVQHVAQATQDILSQPRHKTSQMYKHLLESFGFDLVMQFNENHQRRQRKEEEAAAALQAQQEQQKQQEQQKQALAALAAREREEEAEQTDDDVIPELTKSTCQHCNKEFSSVWVLKAHCEEVHRDLVPREFLEKYAQQFKCEYEKKSVVVTVATSSSTSSAPRSSTPASAQPQDLTSDKEHREREKEECTEIKERISKTPEATSTTPATTPALSNTPVSSTDSTTPIVLTTNSTHHIQQQQQQQQQQQQQQQQQQQQQQQQQQHAQLTLAQQMSEMQAALNAMAASQLQQQLQQYPGLMMGMMGLPLGLNVPALAAMNLQPPLVPMMLPPPPYDGAATAYPPINAQADLLAKQHLALQQQQAAAANVAASQKRARTRITDEQLKILRAHFDINNSPGEEQILDMAAQSGLPPKVIKHWFRNTLFKERQRNKDSPYNFNNPPSTTLNLEEYEKTGEAKVTPLNSSVSGSSSSDDKSPNKQASPPPSTTNMNPSQPTEIKQEVQEQPQCHVQQQHAQHQEEQQHHSPGSSGGQQSQPHSPALSISSVFPSIHHDVTSHAPTTTNAPSTPMLPPKLGPQSFASPNPGPGGVVPASMAAIALTPQRSLSPGRGPTDYSFGGNGNGSNSSGGSSGKRANRTRFTDYQIKVLQEFFENNAYPKDDDLEYLSKLLGLSPRVIVVWFQNARQKARKVYENQPAAEPVTPGTRESDDGSGRFQRTPGLNYQCKKCLLVFQRYYELIRHQKTHCFKEEDAKRSAQAQAAAAQVAAVLSSEDSNSSSTTTTANAVSANTTNAPALAEQLQQPLNATASPHHQQQTMTQSHQQPQQQLQQQQQSQSQTESKEGSFQCDKCNLMFGRFELWREHQLVHIMNPSLFPPAYPPDSPFGILQQQALNATSGVTADTSHPLIAMMQDRKRKYEDFEEGTGSETRSNSEHSEQPKDKRLRTTILPEQLDYLYQKYQVESNPSRKMLETIAREVGLKKRVVQVWFQNTRARERKGQFRAHSQVINKRCPFCPALFKVKSALESHLSSKHADQVARGEVNIDNIPDEELSMESAPSNPSTPNMMPPLFPPFNTDMEASLKKYYEESMKRYISELQAHASNGKQEAANHQSGNNSGESPLDLSKPVDLSRPMKLSLGGLSNLLEEQHGVHFRGGSDCGPLTDLSERSICDDDSMSETTEFLDDESGPASPASSTQSSRQGPASAGQGSTPLAPVTGAGSGTSQSSGKRYRTQMSATQVKVMKSLFSDYKTPTMAECEMLGREIGLPKRVVQVWFQNARAKEKKARLAAGLPAEGSAVQPHRGPTGPDECRLCSVRYSAKSPLQEHVFSRRHIESVRVAVEEGSLVPPTPGAPILPGGNNAAAALAAGNNASVVGTANQQQTGQQQQQQTDENMMYGSLFLHPTAMFQPQQQQHPGAATASTATTTAVAAPGLSGMHGSGLMSLHVEGGTQVQVPRSLMQAFLQQDPNHPGLETVRLPTPPWGPDENGPPQHCREVESELCLVCRRCGRAYPQESTLLAHQRSCYLGNQQRRGALRLVQSRYGCTLCDGTTPARVYATLNEWRRHADTLQHRTRLEASQERQQQQQQQQQQHHHQQQQQYGGDTGAQCGEEVHPLTDEMEDVVNQITLLAARAAAESTTGQSQGNNERVNPDNNNAPDVKRQKLVQEVAALTGAR; this is encoded by the exons ATGCCCTCCAGTGAGCCTCATCCCCCCCAGTACCACCTTCAGCACCACAACATTCCTCCCTCGCATCTTCAACAGCACACGTCGACCGCGATCGGGCAGCATCAGCTCTATCAGCAGCTGGTGGCGGCCCATcatcagcaacagcaacagcaacagcagcagcagcagcagcagcagcagcagcagcagcagcaacaacagcatcAACAGCAACAGCGACAGCAGCAACACGGCGGGCCCTTTCAAAATTCCACGTACGCGCAGCAAAAGCAGGAGATGAGCCCGGAGGAGGAGGGGGGTCGAGGGGGCGGGTCCCCCCCGGCGGCAGGGGCTGCGCTGCACCAGCCCCATCACCCCCGCACGGCCAGTCCACCCTCGGGCACGGAACCCTGCACCCGCGATGCCATACCAACGCCTACACCTATCGCggacacgaccacgaccaccacGACTACCATGACGATGCAATCGCAGGGCCAACAGCAGGAGAAACAGGGTCCCAGCCCCAGTCCGAGTCCAACGGGCGGCGACGTCGAGAAATTCGACGGTAAGATCGTCTACAATCCCGATGGCTCGGCGTACATCATCGAGGGGGAGAGCGAGCTCAGCGAGGACGACTCGTTGCCGGACGGTTGCATCGTGGACGGTCGCGGTGTCTCGGTACCCCATTCGTTGGTGTTCCCGCAGATCGCGAACGCGTACTACGTGTCGCGGCTCTACGCCCATCAGGCCtaccagcagcaacagcaacagcaacagcaacgctCCGCGGTGCAACAGCACAATCCCGATCTTCCCGTGATGCACAGCTATCGGGTGATCAGCTATAGAAGCGCGGAGGGTAGTAAacaaccgccaccaccaccggcgGCACCGCCACCCCCGGCCGCATCCGTACCGGTGAAACCGATCCTGATGTGCTTCATATGCAAGCTCAGCTTCGGTTACGCAAAGAGTTTCGTCGCTCACGCACAGGGCGAACACCAACTGACCCTGATGGAGGACGAGAGGCAAGTGCTCTCGCATTCGACCGCCTCGGCCATCATACAGGCGGTCGGCAGGGGCAAACAGCCGCTGGTCAGTTTCCTCGAACCGGTGACCAACTCCACTTGCTCGCAACCCTCGCCCGCGCAGATCCAGagccaacagcaacagcaacgcgTCGAGACCAACGATCACGAGATCCCGACAACGACCAGCACCCCGGCCAGCACACCCGGTGTTCCGAGCAGTccccagcagcagcaacaacaacaacagcaacaacagagGCCGTCGCCGAGCACCCCCACGACACCCACCTCGCACTCGAATCATCCACTCGCGTACAATCATCAGCAATCGCAGCAACATCAATGGGCGGGAGCGCAGGTGAGCGCCGCTTCCTGGGCGAAGGCGCCCGACGCCGCCGGCGGTATGCACTACACCTCCCCGCCGCCGCCCACCTCCTCCACGAAGGGTTCGCCGTCCTCGTACGCGGCGTTGACCCAACAACCGCCGAATTTCCTCACGGGCACGACCATCGGTGTCTGTCCCGAGCACATGCAGGGTAGACCGAGCGGCGTCGAGTGCCCCAAGTGCGAGCTGATACTCGCCAGTAGCCGATTGGCCGGTCCCGGTGGACCGTTGGCCGGCATACACAGCCGTAACTCCTGCAAGACCCTCAAGTGCCCCAAATGCAACTGGCACTACAAGTACCAGGAGACACTGGAGATACACATGAAGGAGAAACATCCCGAGAGCGAGACCTCCTGCATATACTGCATCGCCGGTCAACCGCATCCGAGGTTAGCCCGCGGCGAGACCTACACCTGCGGCTACAAACCGTACAGATGCGAGGTGTGCAACTACTCGACCACCACCAAGGGGAATCTCAGCATTCACATGCAGAGCGACAAGCACCTGAACAACATGCAGGAGCTACAGcagggcggtggcggtggctccGGCGCCAACAATCCGTCCTCGTCCCAGGACGCGCCGATGCCCACGAGGAGTCCCCACCATCAACAGAACCACAGCCCCCACATCGCTGGCCAAGCGGGTAACCAAAGTAAACCGAAGCCCACGTTTCGATGCGACGTCTGCAACTACGAGACGAACGTCGCGCGCAACCTGAGGATACACATGACCAGCGAGAAGCACACGCACAACATGCTGGTGCTGCAACAGAGCGTCAAACAGATGCAAACGTTGTCGGTGTTCCAGTCCCATCAGCAGGCCCAGCACCATCACCAGCAGGCGCAGCAGCAGCATCAGCAACAGATCGAGCAGTTGTTGCATCTGGGTGGTCTGGACAAGCCGCAGCACGCCGAGGCCGCGTTGGCGGACATGGCGTACAATCAGGCGTTGTTGATACAGATGATGACCGGCGGTCAGCTACCGCCCCAATTGCCTCCGGAGCTTATGGGCGGGATGGCGAGTATGGGCGCGATGGGGAATCTAGCCGGGGACGTTGGTCTGTCGCCGGACAGCATGGATCCACCGCCGGAACCGGCGGACCCGGATCCCTCTCATCTGTATCAGTGCTGCGTGTGCAACAATTTCGGTACCGATTCCTTGGAAGCCCTCGGCCATCATTTGGCCATAGACAGAACGCGAACGCGCGAGGGGGAGATCCTAGCACTGGTCGCCGGTCACTTCGTCTGCAAACTTTGTTCCTATAAAACCAACCTGAAGGCGAACTTCCAGCTACACTGCAAAACCGACAAGCATCTTCAGCGTCTGCAGCACGTGAACCACGTGAAGGAGGGCGGTCCCCGTAACGAGTGGAAGCTCAAGTACCTGGCGTCGCCCACCAGCCCGGCGCAGCTACGTTGCCACGCGTGCGATTATTACACGAACAGCGCTCACAAGTTGGCGTTGCACGCCGCGTCCCCCAGACACGAGGCTGCCGCGCTTCTTCTACGTCACCTGCTCGAGGCCAGCGCCAACGTATCCTCGCAAGGGAAATTGTATCACTGCGCTCTATGCGGGTTCAGCGCGCGACACCGGTTACCGTTGCTACAGCACGTGCGCTCCTTGAGACACCTACAGATGGAGCAATTGCATCAGCTACATCGACGGAGCGGTATACAAGGGAACGAGACACCCCACACCGACATCGGTGACGTTTTCCAAGTCGTCAGCGATCCCGACGCGCCACCCGCCCAACAATCCAGTCCAAACACACCGACCACGCCAAACGCGACCAGCGCCAACAGTG aacgaCGGGAGGAAGGTAGCGACTGCGGTAACGAGGTGAAGCAAGAGCCGGATAACGATCAAGAAGCGGAGCAAGAGCCGGAGAACGAACACGAGGATGTCACCTGCCCGTATTGCACTTATCAGCCAACGTCGCGCGAAGAATTAAGGCAGCATTTACAAGTGGCCCACGTGCAGGATTCCGAGGAGAAACCGGAGACGGTGAAGGAGGAGCCGCCGCCCGAACTGTTGTGCCCGTTGTGCCAAGATGGCTTCAGAGAACGCGCCGCGTTGGAGAAGCACGTGATGCAGATCCACTCGGTGAACTCGGACGGTCTGCAACGGTTGTTGCTGCTGGTGGATCAGAGCCACTGGCTGAACAACAATCCGAGAAACACTTCGACACCGGCCGTGACCACTCCAACGTCaccgaccaccaccaccaaaCCGCCCCAGGAGGAGGACATGAGCGAACGCGGCGCGAACGACGAGATCGAGGAGCTGACGAGATGCACCGTTTGCGGGCGCATTTGTCGTTCCTTGGAGGAGCTCCAGCAACACCACAGGGAGACGCATCCGGCCACCACGCCCACGCTGGCGGTCAGCGAGAAACACGTTTACAAGTATCGGTGCGGGCAGTGCAGCCTGGCGTTCAAGACCCTCGAGAAACTGCAACAGCACTCGCAGTATCACGCGATCAGGGACGCGACCAAGTGCGCGTTGTGCGGACGATCGTTTCGCTCGGTCCAGGCGCTCCAGAGACACCTGGAGTCTACCCACGCGGACCTCCACGAGGAGGAGCTCGCACAGTACAAGCAGAGCCTGATCCACGCTCACCCGCTGCTCCAGGCGCTCACCGAGGAGAGTTTTCGAAGACAGGGCGCCCTGGGTAGCGAGCAGAACACGGAGGACGACACCAGCAAGGCCGAGGAGGAGGAGAGCGACGCGAGCGACTCGTCGCCCCTGCACAAGGAGCAACGTCTCCTCGAGGACTATCTGAACAGTCAACCGGTAGCCGAGGACTCCTACCACGATCCGGGTagaaagttcaagtgtcatcgCTGCAAACTCGCGTTCACGCGGCAGAGCTACCTGACCGGGCACAACAAGACGCTGCTGCACCGCAAGGGCGAGAAGATGTCCTATCCCATGGAGAAGTACTTGGACCCGAACAGACCGTACAAGTGCGACGTGTGCAAGGAGAGCTTCACGCAGAAGAACATACTCTTGGTTCACTACAACAGCGTGAGCCATCTGCACAAACTGAAGAGGGCCATGCAGGAACAGGGTAACAACAACACCCTGATCTCGGTGGTGCCGCCGGCCAGCCCGACGGAATCGCCCGATTCCCAACAGGACCAAGACAAGAAACCCTACAAGTGCAACATATGCAAGGTGGCGTATTCCCAGGGCAGCACCCTGGACATTCACATGAGGAGTGTGCTGCACCAGACCAGAGCCAGTAAACTGCCAGACCTAGCCGCCAGCGGACAGCTGGATCTCGCTCGTCCGTTGATCGAACAACCGCCAACGAGTCCGAACAGTCCACCCATGAACACGAACACCAGCAACACCGGGACGATGCTCTCGTGTCCACGTTGCAGCGCTCTCTTCGTCAACCAGGAGCAACTCGCCACGCATCAACAACTCTACTGCATCTTCAGCAATCCCCTGGCGCTGTTTCAACAATTGGCCGCCTCCCAGCAACTCGTACCGTCTACACCGGCGAAAACACCACCGCCCACGTCCACCACACCCGGGCCCCAACAACACATGCAACAGAGCGTCCAACACGTCGCCCAGGCAACGCAGGACATCCTGTCGCAGCCGCGGCACAAGACATCGCAAATGTACAAGCATCTGTTGGAGAGTTTCGGTTTCGATCTGGTGATGCAGTTCAACGAGAACCATCAACGACGTCAACGGAAGGAGGAGGAAGCCGCCGCCGCGCTCCAAGCTCAGCAGGAACAACAGAAACaacaggagcaacagaaacagGCGCTCGCGGCTCTGGCGGCACGGGAACGAGAGGAGGAAGCCGAGCAGACCGACGACGACGTTATACCGGAGCTGACGAAGAGCACCTGTCAGCACTGCAACAAGGAGTTCAGCAGCGTTTGGGTACTGAAGGCGCACTGCGAGGAGGTGCACCGCGACTTGGTGCCGCGCGAATTCCTCGAGAAGTACGCGCAGCAGTTCAAGTGCGAGTACGAGAAGAAGAGCGTCGTCGTGACAGTGGCCACCTCATCGTCCACGTCCTCCGCACCGAGAAGTTCAACGCCAGCCTCCGCTCAACCGCAAGATCTTACCTCCGACAAGGAAcatcgcgagagagagaaagaggagtgCACAGAGATCAAGGAACGCATCAGCAAGACTCCCGAGGCTACCTCGACCACTCCGGCCACGACCCCGGCGTTGAGCAACACCCCGGTATCGAGCACCGACTCCACCACACCGATCGTCTTGACCACCAATTCGACCCATCACatacaacaacagcagcagcagcaacagcaacaacaacaacagcaacagcaacagcagcagcaacaacagcagcaacagcagcacgcTCAACTGACGTTGGCTCAGCAAATGTCCGAGATGCAGGCTGCGTTGAACGCCATGGCCGCCTCGCAGCTGCAACAACAGCTACAGCAATATCCGGGACTGATGATGGGGATGATGGGTCTACCGTTGGGATTGAACGTTCCCGCTCTGGCAGCCATGAATCTTCAACCACCGTTGGTGCCGATGATGCTACCGCCGCCTCCGTACGACGGTGCCGCCACCGCGTATCCGCCCATCAACGCTCAAGCCGATCTTCTCGCGAAACAACATCTCGCTCTGCAACAGCAACAAGCAGCAGCC GCAAATGTAGCTGCCTCGCAGAAACGAGCACGCACTCGTATAACGGACGAACAGCTCAAGATACTACGAGCGCACTTCGATATTAACAATTCACCGGGCGAGGAACAGATATTGGACATGGCGGCGCAGAGCGGTTTGCCACCGAAAGTGATAAAACACTGGTTCCGTAACACGTTGTTCAAAGAACGTCAACGCAACAAAGACAGCCCGTACAATTTCAACAATCCGCCGAGCACCACTCTGAACCTCGAGGAATACGAGAAAACCGGGGAGGCGAAGGTGACACCGTTGAACTCGAGCGTGTCGGGGAGCAGCTCGTCGGACGACAAGAGTCCGAACAAACAGGCCTCGCCGCCACCGTCGACGACGAACATGAACCCGTCCCAGCCGACCGAGATCAAGCAGGAGGTTCAAGAGCAACCCCAGTGCCACGTGCAACAACAGCACGCCCAACATCAAGAAGAGCAACAACATCATTCGCCCGGTAGCTCGGGCGGTCAACAATCGCAACCGCATTCCCCGGCGCTTAGCATCAGCTCCGTATTTCCTAGCATCCATCACGACGTGACGTCTCACGCACCGACGACGACCAACGCCCCGAGCACCCCGATGCTACCACCGAAACTCGGACCCCAGAGTTTCGCCAGTCCGAATCCCGGACCGGGCGGGGTGGTGCCAGCCTCGATGGCCGCGATTGCTCTGACCCCCCAAAGATCGTTGAGCCCGGGTCGCGGACCGACCGATTACTCGTTCGGTGGTAACGGGAACGGGAGCAACTCCTCCGGCGGTAGTTCCGGTAAACGAGCGAATCGAACGCGGTTCACCGATTATCAGATCAAAGTGCTGCAAGAGTTCTTCGAAAATAACGCCTACCCGAAAGATGACGATCTGGAATATCTGAGCAAGCTTCTCGGACTGAGCCCGCGCGTAATCGTGGTTTGGTTCCAAAACGCTCGACAGAAGGCACGTAAAGTTTATGAGAATCAACCGGCCGCCGAGCCCGTGACACCTGGCACCCGCGAAAGCGACGACGGTTCAGGCCGCTTTCAAAGAACTCCGGGCTTGAATTACCAATGTAAAAAGTGCTTACTGGTGTTTCAGAGATACTACGAACTCATTCGGCATCAGAAGACGCACTGCTTCAAAGAGGAGGATGCAAAGAGAAGCGCGCAAGCGCAGGCCGCCGCGGCTCAAGTCGCCGCCGTTTTGAGTTCCGAAGATAGCAACAGCAGCTCAACGACAACCACGGCAAACGCTGTGTCGGCAAACACGACGAACGCGCCCGCGCTCGCTGAACAGCTACAGCAACCGTTGAACGCTACCGCGTCCCCTCATCATCAACAACAGACGATGACGCAATCGCATCAACAGCCACAGCAGCAGttgcaacaacagcaacagtcGCAGTCGCAGACCGAGTCGAAGGAGGGTAGCTTCCAATGCGACAAATGCAACCTGATGTTCGGTAGATTCGAGCTGTGGCGCGAGCATCAGCTGGTACATATCATGAATCCATCCCTGTTCCCACCGGCGTATCCACCGGACTCGCCGTTCGGGATCCTCCAGCAACAGGCGTTGAACGCCACGTCCGGTGTGACCGCGGACACCTCTCATCCGCTGATCGCGATGATGCAGGACAGAAAACGAAAGTACGAGGACTTCGAGGAGGGTACCGGTAGCGAGACGCGCTCCAATTCCGAGCACAGCGAGCAACCCAAGGACAAACGTCTACGAACGACGATACTGCCGGAGCAACTGGATTACCTCTATCAAAAGTATCAGGTCGAATCGAATCCGTCGCGCAAGATGCTGGAGACGATCGCGCGGGAAGTGGGCCTTAAGAAACGCGTGGTACAGGTGTGGTTCCAGAATACTCGTGCACGGGAACGGAAGGGACAGTTCCGTGCCCACAGCCAGGTGATAAACAAACGTTGCCCGTTCTGTCCGGCGTTGTTCAAAGTGAAATCCGCTCTCGAGTCGCATCTCAGCAGCAAACACGCCGATCAGGTCGCACGCGGCGAGGTGAACATAGACAACATACCCGACGAGGAGCTCTCGATGGAGTCCGCGCCCTCGAATCCCAGCACACCGAACATGATGCCACCGTTGTTCCCGCCGTTCAACACCGACATGGAGGCCTCCCTGAAGAAGTACTACGAGGAGTCGATGAAACGATACATCAGCGAGCTTCAGGCGCACGCGAGCAACGGTAAACAGGAAGCGGCGAACCATCAGAGCGGGAACAACAGCGGCGAGTCCCCCTTGGATCTCAGCAAACCGGTCGATCTCAGCCGTCCGATGAAACTGAGTCTCGGCGGGTTGAGCAACCTCCTCGAGGAGCAACACGGGGTACATTTTCGCGGCGGTAGCGACTGCGGCCCGCTCACCGATCTCTCCGAGCGCAGTATCTGCGACGACGACAGCATGAGCGAGACCACCGAGTTCCTCGACGACGAGAGCGGACCGGCCAGCCCCGCTTCGAGTACCCAGAGCTCGCGACAGGGGCCCGCCAGCGCGGGACAAGGTAGCACACCCCTCGCACCGGtaaccggcgccgggagcgggaCCAGCCAATCCAGCGGCAAGAGGTATCGCACGCAGATGTCGGCGACCCAGGTGAAGGTGATGAAGTCGCTCTTCTCGGACTACAAGACACCGACCATGGCCGAATGCGAGATGCTCGGCCGGGAGATCGGGCTACCGAAACGCGTGGTTCAG GTCTGGTTTCAGAACGCCCgcgcgaaggagaagaaggcgaggTTGGCGGCGGGTTTGCCCGCCGAGGGCTCGGCGGTCCAACCGCATCGCGGGCCCACCGGGCCCGACGAGTGCAGACTCTGCTCGGTCCGTTACTCGGCCAAGTCGCCGCTACAGGAGCACGTGTTCTCGCGACGGCACATCGAGTCGGTGCGCGTCGCCGTCGAGGAGGGGAGCCTGGTACCACCGACGCCCGGCGCCCCGATCCTCCCCGGTGGCAACAACGCCGCCGCGGCCCTCGCCGCCGGCAACAACGCATCGGTGGTCGGTACCGCCAATCAGCAACAAACCggccaacaacagcagcagcaaacCGACGAAAACATGATGTACGGATCCTTGTTCCTCCACCCCACGGCGATGTTCCAgccgcagcagcagcagcacccGGGCGCCGCGACGGCTAGCACGGCTACCACCACGGCCG